A stretch of the Planktothricoides raciborskii GIHE-MW2 genome encodes the following:
- a CDS encoding DUF1848 domain-containing protein → MIISASRRTDIPAFYHQWFMNRIRAGYCLVPNPFNRQQVSRIDLTPENVEVIVFWTRNPKPLLSSLRELDERGYKYYFQFTIMNNPRFLDQNNIPWERAIATFHELVQAIGYRKVIWRYDPIVFSSATDIEFHLQQFGDIADRLFPAATRCVLSFMDRYAKNNPRLKTIEREQNIKIINFADIPEVKDKFLPEISKIAYKYGIRLFSCAESCDLSAYGIQHGKCIDDDYIKEVFDIDVNHQKDPGQREACGCVQSRDIGMYDTCLFGCQYCYATTSFDRARENYRKHDPNSPVLVE, encoded by the coding sequence ATGATTATTAGTGCCAGCCGACGGACTGATATTCCTGCCTTTTACCATCAATGGTTTATGAATCGCATTCGTGCGGGCTACTGCCTGGTGCCTAATCCCTTTAATCGCCAGCAAGTTTCCCGGATTGATTTAACTCCAGAAAATGTAGAAGTTATCGTTTTCTGGACGCGCAACCCGAAACCTTTGTTGTCATCCTTACGAGAGTTAGATGAACGGGGATATAAATATTATTTTCAGTTTACAATTATGAATAATCCCCGGTTTCTAGACCAGAATAACATTCCCTGGGAACGGGCGATCGCCACATTTCACGAATTAGTCCAGGCGATCGGCTACCGCAAAGTTATTTGGCGCTACGATCCGATTGTTTTTAGTTCGGCAACCGATATCGAGTTTCATCTTCAGCAATTCGGCGATATTGCCGATAGATTATTCCCCGCCGCTACTCGGTGCGTTTTGAGTTTTATGGATCGGTACGCTAAAAATAATCCTCGTCTGAAAACAATTGAACGAGAACAAAATATTAAAATTATTAATTTTGCAGATATCCCGGAAGTCAAGGACAAGTTTTTGCCAGAAATATCAAAAATTGCCTATAAATATGGGATAAGGCTTTTTAGCTGTGCGGAATCTTGTGATTTATCCGCCTATGGCATTCAGCATGGTAAATGTATCGATGATGATTATATTAAGGAGGTGTTTGACATAGACGTGAATCATCAAAAAGATCCGGGTCAACGAGAAGCTTGTGGTTGTGTCCAAAGCCGAGATATTGGTATGTATGATACTTGCTTGTTTGGCTGTCAGTATTGCTATGCAACGACCAGTTTTGATCGCGCCCGCGAAAATTACCGAAAACACGATCCTAACTCACCTGTTTTAGTGGAATAG
- the accB gene encoding acetyl-CoA carboxylase biotin carboxyl carrier protein produces MELDLNQLRELIAALDQTDISEMILKSGDLELTVRKGIADGERVFPPVAPKLQITDKVMGVPEDISSVSGATVPATPISPMPSAAAGEPSLKAGASSPGTPAAPPSLDNKWVVVTAPMVGTFYRAPAPDEPPFVKVGDRVSIGQTVCIIEAMKLMNEIEAEVSGQVMEIVVDNAQPVEYEQVLMRIQPD; encoded by the coding sequence GTGGAATTGGACTTAAACCAACTCCGAGAGCTAATCGCCGCTTTAGATCAAACTGATATTTCCGAGATGATCTTAAAAAGCGGCGATTTGGAACTCACGGTGCGTAAAGGGATTGCTGATGGGGAACGAGTCTTTCCTCCGGTGGCTCCCAAGTTACAAATTACAGATAAAGTGATGGGTGTTCCAGAAGATATCTCTTCTGTTTCTGGGGCAACGGTTCCCGCAACACCCATTTCGCCCATGCCTTCGGCGGCGGCTGGCGAACCGAGCCTGAAAGCAGGTGCCTCATCTCCAGGCACCCCCGCCGCACCCCCATCCCTAGACAATAAGTGGGTAGTGGTGACTGCCCCGATGGTGGGTACTTTCTATCGCGCCCCAGCCCCAGACGAGCCTCCTTTTGTCAAGGTTGGCGATCGCGTCAGCATTGGTCAAACGGTCTGCATTATTGAAGCAATGAAGCTGATGAATGAGATCGAGGCCGAAGTGTCTGGTCAAGTGATGGAAATTGTGGTTGATAATGCCCAGCCGGTGGAATATGAGCAAGTTTTAATGCGGATTCAACCGGATTAA
- a CDS encoding metalloregulator ArsR/SmtB family transcription factor produces the protein MKGTPPVPPEVIQHVAEYFSILSEPMRLKLLNLLRDEEKCVQELVAATETSQANVSKHLKVMLQAGILTRRSEGTSAYYRVEDPLIFELCKLVCDRLALRIEQQARHFRNISLNGK, from the coding sequence ATGAAAGGAACGCCGCCTGTTCCCCCAGAAGTGATTCAACACGTGGCTGAATATTTCAGCATTTTGAGCGAGCCAATGCGTCTAAAGCTCTTAAATTTGCTGCGCGATGAGGAAAAATGCGTGCAAGAGTTAGTCGCCGCCACTGAGACCAGTCAAGCGAATGTTTCCAAGCATTTGAAAGTGATGCTACAAGCGGGAATTTTGACCCGTCGTAGCGAAGGAACTTCTGCTTATTATCGAGTAGAGGATCCCCTAATTTTTGAATTATGTAAGTTAGTTTGCGATCGCCTCGCTTTGAGGATTGAACAGCAGGCTCGCCATTTTCGCAACATCAGCCTCAATGGAAAATAA
- a CDS encoding low molecular weight protein-tyrosine-phosphatase: MPYKLLFVCLGNICRSPAAENIMNHKIQERNLGDRIVCDSAGTSSYHIGSPPDKRMVSTAKKRGMEFTGQARQFKGSDFEKFDFILAMDRDNYWDILSLDTHSKYRDKVKMMCDFCRNHNVKEVPDPYYGGPEGFNHVIDLLMDACDGLLESLDLKD, encoded by the coding sequence ATGCCGTATAAGTTACTATTTGTTTGTCTAGGAAATATTTGCCGATCGCCCGCCGCCGAAAATATTATGAATCATAAGATTCAAGAGAGAAATTTGGGCGATCGCATTGTCTGTGATTCCGCCGGTACTTCCAGTTATCATATTGGTTCTCCTCCCGACAAAAGAATGGTGTCAACGGCAAAAAAACGCGGGATGGAATTCACAGGTCAAGCCAGACAATTTAAAGGATCAGATTTTGAAAAGTTTGACTTTATTTTAGCAATGGATCGCGATAATTATTGGGACATTTTATCTTTAGATACCCATAGTAAATATCGGGATAAAGTTAAAATGATGTGTGATTTTTGCCGTAACCATAATGTGAAAGAAGTCCCGGATCCTTACTATGGTGGCCCCGAAGGATTTAATCACGTCATTGATTTATTAATGGATGCTTGTGACGGATTGCTGGAATCCCTAGATTTGAAGGATTAA
- a CDS encoding DUF2993 domain-containing protein: MQIINIIVSGLLTLVSPVGAVFDRVAEKAVLDQLYAAEELEVRVDNTPNYQLLQGKIDRLRFAGRGLYLTPEFRIDTIEFETDPLDVDLERLRAENQGSVPQFLRQPLQGAIRLVLTEADLNQALRSPAVLEQLRQGQGTFSEGTEAESLLQRYQLVNPEIDFLGENRLSLQAEIQDQRDNDRLTVRIESEVRVVEGSKINLVNPKLWLNDEEAPANISRVLAKFVNQKLDLTSFDSQGLQARVIQLNMNGEQIEIVSFLRIDNAKVAATLNQR, translated from the coding sequence ATGCAAATTATCAACATTATCGTTTCCGGTCTGCTTACCTTGGTTTCCCCAGTTGGGGCTGTTTTCGATCGCGTTGCGGAAAAAGCTGTCCTGGATCAACTTTACGCAGCGGAAGAATTAGAAGTCCGAGTAGATAATACTCCCAATTATCAGTTACTCCAAGGCAAAATAGACCGACTGCGGTTTGCCGGTCGTGGGTTATACCTAACTCCAGAATTTCGGATTGACACCATAGAATTTGAAACGGATCCCTTGGACGTGGATCTGGAACGTTTGCGGGCAGAAAATCAAGGGTCTGTGCCGCAATTTCTGCGCCAACCTTTACAAGGGGCGATCCGGTTAGTGCTTACGGAGGCAGACTTAAATCAAGCCCTGCGATCGCCTGCGGTATTAGAACAACTCCGTCAGGGTCAAGGGACATTTAGCGAGGGCACGGAAGCAGAATCACTGTTACAACGGTATCAACTGGTAAATCCTGAGATTGATTTTTTAGGAGAAAATCGATTAAGCTTGCAAGCAGAAATTCAAGATCAAAGAGACAACGATCGCTTAACAGTGAGGATAGAATCAGAGGTAAGGGTAGTCGAGGGATCTAAAATAAATTTGGTTAACCCAAAGCTGTGGTTGAATGATGAGGAAGCCCCAGCTAATATAAGTCGGGTGCTCGCTAAATTCGTGAATCAAAAGCTGGATTTAACCTCTTTTGACTCCCAAGGACTCCAAGCGCGAGTGATCCAGTTAAATATGAATGGCGAACAAATAGAGATTGTCAGTTTTCTGCGGATCGATAATGCCAAAGTAGCAGCCACTCTGAATCAGCGATGA
- a CDS encoding type I glyceraldehyde-3-phosphate dehydrogenase, with product MVRVAINGFGRIGRNFLRCWLTRTDSQLEVVGINDTSDPKINSHLLKYDTMLGKLNADISADENSITVNGKTIKCVSDRNPLNLPWKDWDIDLIIESTGVFVSKEGASKHIEAGAKKVLITAPGKGSGVGTYVMGVNHHEYTHEEYAVLSNASCTTNCLAPIVKVLHEHFGIIKGTMTTTHSYTGDQRLLDASHRDVRRARAAAMNIVPTSTGAAQAVALVYPAVAGKLNGIALRVPTPNVSVVDFVAQVEKKTFVEEVNQALHDAAHGSLKGILGYTDEPLVSSDYKGTDESSIVDSSLTLVMGGDMVKVVGWYDNEWGYSQRVVDLAELVAQKWVA from the coding sequence GTGGTTAGAGTCGCGATTAACGGTTTTGGACGGATTGGACGTAATTTTCTGCGCTGCTGGCTCACCCGCACTGATAGTCAACTCGAAGTGGTTGGAATCAATGACACTTCAGACCCAAAAATCAACTCCCATCTGCTCAAATACGACACCATGTTGGGTAAGTTGAACGCTGATATCAGTGCGGATGAGAACTCCATTACGGTCAACGGCAAGACGATCAAATGCGTCTCCGATCGCAACCCCTTAAACTTGCCCTGGAAAGACTGGGATATTGACTTAATTATCGAATCTACTGGGGTGTTTGTCAGCAAAGAGGGCGCCTCCAAGCATATTGAAGCGGGAGCCAAGAAAGTCCTGATTACTGCTCCTGGAAAAGGGAGTGGCGTCGGCACTTATGTGATGGGGGTCAACCATCACGAGTACACCCACGAAGAGTACGCCGTTCTGAGCAACGCCAGTTGTACTACCAACTGCTTGGCGCCAATCGTCAAAGTCCTCCACGAGCATTTCGGCATCATCAAAGGCACCATGACCACCACTCACAGCTATACCGGCGACCAGCGTCTCTTAGATGCCAGCCACCGGGATGTGCGTCGGGCCCGGGCTGCCGCGATGAACATTGTTCCCACCAGCACTGGGGCGGCTCAAGCCGTGGCTTTGGTTTACCCAGCGGTGGCCGGAAAACTCAATGGGATTGCCTTGCGGGTTCCTACTCCCAATGTGTCTGTGGTAGACTTCGTAGCCCAAGTTGAGAAGAAAACCTTTGTGGAAGAAGTCAATCAAGCCCTGCATGATGCCGCCCACGGTTCCCTGAAAGGAATTCTCGGATATACCGATGAACCTTTAGTTTCCAGTGATTACAAAGGAACTGATGAGTCTTCTATCGTAGACTCCAGCCTCACTTTGGTCATGGGTGGAGATATGGTGAAAGTGGTCGGCTGGTACGACAACGAATGGGGTTATAGTCAGCGGGTGGTTGACCTGGCTGAACTGGTGGCCCAAAAGTGGGTCGCTTAA
- the thiL gene encoding thiamine-phosphate kinase, translating into MVNNNVDSLKVAEIGEQGLLQRLHQFCPSEIIGDDGAAIAWKSDRGENLVVTTDVLVDRVHFSDRTTSAQDAGWRAAAANLSDLAAMGAAPIGITVGLGLPGQTPVRWVEELYQGMVSCLNRYHTPILGGDVVRSSVITISITALGQGSPKQVIRRSTAQPGDAIVVTGAHGGSRAGLELLLNPELKGQLTPENYQVLVRSHQRPIPRLDILPILLSLTQSDGASIRVSGMDSSDGLADAVYQISTTSGTGAIIEAEKIPILPALLDWVPPAKALEWALYGGEDFELVLCLPPATARALVETLGPMSAIIGTITKETGVCLVHSAGVNHIESLTGQKGFEHFKF; encoded by the coding sequence ATGGTTAACAATAATGTAGATTCCCTGAAAGTTGCCGAGATTGGCGAACAGGGACTTTTGCAACGATTACACCAGTTTTGTCCCTCAGAGATTATTGGGGATGATGGAGCGGCGATCGCCTGGAAATCCGATCGCGGCGAAAACCTGGTCGTGACCACCGATGTGTTAGTGGATCGAGTCCATTTTAGCGATCGCACCACTTCGGCCCAAGATGCCGGTTGGCGAGCCGCTGCTGCGAACTTATCGGATTTGGCAGCAATGGGCGCCGCACCCATTGGCATTACCGTGGGCTTGGGACTGCCAGGGCAAACCCCTGTCCGCTGGGTGGAAGAACTTTATCAGGGAATGGTCAGTTGCCTGAATCGTTATCACACGCCGATTCTGGGTGGGGATGTGGTGCGGTCATCGGTGATTACCATTTCGATTACAGCGTTGGGGCAAGGGTCGCCAAAACAGGTGATTCGGCGGTCAACGGCTCAACCGGGAGATGCGATAGTGGTGACTGGGGCACATGGAGGGTCGCGGGCTGGTTTAGAACTGCTGCTCAACCCAGAGTTAAAAGGTCAACTCACCCCGGAAAACTATCAAGTTTTGGTGCGATCGCATCAACGCCCCATCCCCAGACTGGACATTTTGCCAATTTTGTTATCCTTAACTCAGAGCGATGGAGCGTCGATCCGGGTCAGTGGCATGGACAGCAGCGATGGTCTAGCGGATGCAGTCTACCAAATTTCCACCACCAGTGGCACAGGAGCAATAATTGAGGCGGAGAAAATACCAATACTCCCGGCCTTGTTAGACTGGGTGCCACCGGCAAAAGCTCTAGAGTGGGCTTTATACGGAGGTGAAGACTTTGAACTCGTCCTCTGTTTACCCCCAGCCACTGCCCGGGCATTGGTGGAAACATTGGGTCCGATGAGTGCCATTATCGGCACCATCACAAAAGAAACCGGCGTCTGTTTAGTCCACAGCGCCGGTGTTAATCATATAGAATCTTTAACTGGTCAAAAAGGATTTGAGCATTTCAAATTCTAG
- the murB gene encoding UDP-N-acetylmuramate dehydrogenase — protein sequence MTVSYQTRRVVNPTIGVPTNTQPESMYLPGTKCPLKSQVKLAPLTSFRVGGPAQWYVSPKNLEELKQSFAWATEQQLPITLLGAGSNLLVSDRGLPGLVIGTKGLRHTHFDLETGQVRVAAGQSVARLAWKAAELGWEGLEWAVGIPGTVGGAVVMNAGAHGSCAADILVDTQVLSPDGAVELLSLKDLGYRYRTSVLQGGDRLVTEATFQLKPGADPAKVTATTAEQLEQRRLTQPYHLPSCGSVFRNPGGQHGAGWLIEQMGLKGYQIGSAQVAERHANFILNCGGAKAMDIYRLILYVQEQVENHWSVKLEPEVRILGQFTA from the coding sequence ATGACTGTTTCTTATCAGACGAGGCGGGTGGTAAATCCCACGATCGGTGTTCCCACCAACACACAACCAGAATCGATGTACTTGCCTGGAACTAAATGTCCCTTGAAATCGCAAGTGAAACTAGCCCCTTTAACCTCCTTCCGAGTAGGTGGACCTGCCCAATGGTATGTTTCACCCAAAAACCTCGAAGAACTTAAACAAAGTTTCGCTTGGGCTACGGAACAACAATTGCCGATTACTTTGCTCGGTGCTGGATCGAATTTACTCGTAAGCGATCGCGGTTTACCGGGTTTGGTGATTGGCACTAAAGGTCTGCGTCACACTCATTTTGATCTAGAAACAGGTCAAGTCCGAGTGGCCGCAGGTCAGTCGGTCGCCCGTCTAGCTTGGAAAGCGGCTGAGTTGGGGTGGGAAGGTTTGGAATGGGCTGTGGGAATTCCCGGCACTGTCGGCGGTGCGGTGGTGATGAATGCTGGCGCTCATGGGAGTTGTGCGGCGGATATTCTGGTGGATACTCAAGTCCTATCCCCAGACGGAGCCGTTGAATTGTTGTCACTCAAAGACTTGGGTTATCGCTATCGGACTTCGGTGTTGCAAGGGGGCGATCGCTTGGTGACAGAAGCGACCTTCCAACTCAAACCTGGAGCCGATCCCGCGAAAGTGACTGCCACTACAGCAGAACAGTTGGAACAGCGACGGCTGACTCAGCCTTATCATTTGCCCAGTTGTGGTAGTGTGTTTCGCAACCCTGGAGGTCAACATGGGGCTGGATGGTTAATTGAGCAAATGGGTTTGAAAGGTTATCAAATTGGTTCTGCCCAGGTTGCCGAGCGTCATGCTAATTTTATTCTCAACTGTGGCGGTGCCAAGGCGATGGATATCTATCGGTTAATTCTTTACGTCCAAGAACAAGTGGAAAACCATTGGTCTGTAAAGTTAGAACCGGAAGTCAGAATCTTGGGTCAGTTTACGGCTTGA
- the murC gene encoding UDP-N-acetylmuramate--L-alanine ligase, with protein MSNSIDLNGRPFHFLGIGGIGMSALAYILAKRNLPVYGSDIRPSHITERLQEIGAHIFWRQDASNLEFFVSRLQGLGDNGSPVAVNADGRNGHSQTRSKEAKPANSALPQVICSTAIASDNPEYQAAVNLGCPIFHRSDLLAALIQESQSIAVAGTHGKTTTSSAISHVLFKAGLDPTIVVGGEVNTWGGNAYAGTGRFLVAEADESDGSLVKFGAKIGVITNIELDHPDHYQSLEEVIQIFQVFRDRCTDLVGCIDCSTVREQIKPKISYGLNPDFNPDYTVSSVVYGADGTTAEVWERGKILGELFVPLLGEHNLSNALAVVAVSRHLGLDFAVISEAIASFQGARRRFEHRGEYHNILFVDDYAHHPSEIRATLKAAQLHVSSPLSRQKRIVAIFQPHRYSRTEAFLPEFAASLQAADVVVVSDIYAAGEKNVHNMSGANVADIIKTVHQNVHYQPSLPLVSQLLQKILVPGDLALFLGAGNLNQIIPELMAYYQEMELCHPAGSCS; from the coding sequence ATGTCAAATTCAATCGATTTGAACGGTAGACCTTTTCATTTTCTCGGCATCGGCGGAATTGGAATGTCAGCCCTGGCTTATATTCTAGCTAAACGGAATTTGCCAGTGTATGGTTCGGATATTCGTCCGAGCCATATTACTGAAAGACTCCAGGAAATTGGCGCTCATATATTTTGGCGTCAAGATGCCAGTAATTTAGAATTTTTCGTTTCTAGACTCCAGGGATTAGGAGACAACGGATCTCCAGTCGCGGTAAATGCTGACGGCAGAAACGGACATTCCCAGACCCGATCGAAGGAAGCGAAACCCGCGAATAGTGCCTTGCCCCAGGTGATTTGTTCTACAGCGATCGCCTCTGATAATCCTGAGTACCAAGCTGCGGTCAATTTAGGCTGCCCGATTTTTCACCGATCGGATTTGTTGGCAGCCCTGATTCAGGAGTCTCAAAGTATTGCTGTAGCCGGAACTCATGGGAAAACCACTACCAGTAGCGCTATTAGCCATGTCCTGTTTAAGGCGGGTCTGGATCCGACCATTGTCGTGGGTGGGGAGGTCAATACTTGGGGCGGCAATGCCTATGCCGGAACCGGGCGATTTTTAGTCGCGGAAGCGGATGAGTCTGATGGATCTTTGGTCAAGTTTGGCGCCAAAATTGGCGTGATTACTAATATTGAACTGGATCATCCAGATCATTATCAAAGCCTCGAAGAAGTGATCCAGATTTTTCAGGTGTTTCGCGATCGCTGTACTGATTTGGTGGGATGCATTGACTGTTCCACGGTGCGAGAACAAATTAAACCGAAGATTTCTTACGGTCTGAACCCAGATTTTAACCCCGACTACACCGTGTCTTCGGTAGTTTATGGTGCCGATGGCACCACCGCCGAGGTTTGGGAACGCGGTAAAATATTAGGTGAATTGTTTGTGCCTTTGCTGGGTGAACATAATTTGAGTAATGCCCTGGCCGTGGTCGCGGTCAGTCGTCACCTAGGCTTGGATTTTGCCGTAATTAGTGAGGCGATCGCTTCTTTTCAGGGTGCCCGTCGTCGCTTTGAGCATCGCGGTGAATACCACAATATTCTGTTTGTTGATGATTATGCCCACCACCCCAGTGAAATTCGCGCCACTCTGAAGGCAGCACAACTGCACGTCAGCAGTCCATTATCTCGGCAAAAGCGGATTGTGGCCATTTTTCAACCCCACCGTTACAGCCGAACTGAAGCATTTCTGCCAGAATTTGCTGCATCTTTACAAGCGGCAGATGTGGTCGTGGTCAGCGATATTTATGCCGCTGGGGAAAAAAATGTCCACAACATGAGCGGTGCTAATGTTGCTGATATCATTAAAACAGTTCATCAGAACGTACATTATCAACCTTCTTTGCCGTTGGTGTCTCAGTTGCTCCAAAAAATACTTGTTCCAGGGGATTTAGCATTATTTCTGGGTGCTGGTAATTTAAATCAGATCATTCCTGAGTTGATGGCGTATTATCAGGAAATGGAGCTTTGTCACCCTGCTGGTTCTTGCTCCTAA
- the efp gene encoding elongation factor P, which produces MISSNDFRPGVTIELDGAVWRVVEFLHVKPGKGSAFVRTKLKNVQSGSVVERTFRAGETVPQATLEKRTMQHTYKEGEQFVFMDMETYEEARLNPDQIGDRVKYLTESMEVNVITWNGQVLEVELPNSVVLEVTQTDPGVKGDTATGGTKPAIVSTGAQVMVPLFISIGERIKIDTRNDSYLGRE; this is translated from the coding sequence ATGATTTCCAGTAACGATTTTCGACCAGGCGTCACGATTGAATTAGATGGGGCGGTTTGGCGGGTGGTAGAATTTCTCCACGTGAAGCCCGGTAAAGGTTCTGCCTTTGTGCGAACCAAGCTAAAAAACGTGCAGAGTGGGAGCGTTGTTGAGCGGACGTTCCGCGCTGGGGAAACTGTCCCTCAAGCCACCTTAGAAAAACGTACCATGCAGCATACCTATAAAGAGGGCGAACAGTTCGTCTTTATGGATATGGAAACTTACGAAGAAGCCCGCTTGAATCCAGACCAGATTGGAGATCGCGTTAAGTATCTCACAGAAAGTATGGAAGTGAATGTGATTACCTGGAACGGCCAAGTCCTAGAAGTGGAACTACCCAATTCTGTAGTTTTAGAAGTGACCCAAACCGATCCAGGAGTTAAAGGTGACACGGCAACAGGTGGCACCAAGCCCGCGATTGTTTCCACAGGCGCTCAAGTAATGGTTCCTTTGTTTATTTCTATTGGCGAGCGGATCAAAATTGATACGCGCAATGATAGCTACTTGGGTCGTGAATAA
- a CDS encoding YbaB/EbfC family nucleoid-associated protein, with the protein MSKGQGQGFGFGLGKMKELTEAFKKAQQVQEGAKKLQEDLDELEVTGEAGGGLVKVIVSGNQEPRRVEISPDVMGEGADVVSELVTQAAKDAYIKSTTTMREKMEELTGGLSLPGL; encoded by the coding sequence ATGTCAAAAGGACAAGGACAGGGATTTGGTTTCGGTCTGGGAAAAATGAAAGAACTGACCGAAGCATTCAAAAAAGCCCAACAAGTACAAGAAGGAGCAAAAAAACTTCAGGAAGATTTGGATGAACTCGAAGTCACCGGAGAAGCGGGCGGTGGTTTGGTGAAAGTCATCGTCAGTGGCAACCAGGAACCCCGCCGGGTGGAAATCTCCCCAGATGTCATGGGAGAAGGTGCTGATGTCGTCTCTGAACTGGTGACTCAAGCAGCGAAAGACGCTTATATCAAGTCTACGACGACGATGCGTGAGAAAATGGAAGAACTGACAGGTGGGCTGAGTCTCCCAGGCTTGTAA
- a CDS encoding peptidylprolyl isomerase, with amino-acid sequence MPFSSKKITNLLKSWLKTSLLLLLLVNLSIGLSAAAWWDSGSSQTPQKRESILPPGNAITNPKALLRYALPIDNQPIRKIQSLLESISDELRAKRWKPIEGYISKVEVILKTQDDQILQDIPEAKQAEAQALIAQIQADLNSLRTAVVAENKPSTQQARNQLLDLVGEIESLMVKEFPFEVPSEYSHLPQLKGRATVQMETEFGYLTMVVDGYSAPVTAGNFVDLVQRGFYDGLEFTRAEGSYVLQTGDPPGKEEGFIDPKTGEYRNIPLEILLRGYDKPIYGITLEDAGLYREKPVLPFSAYGALAMARPEEEPDGGSSQFFFFLFEPELTPAGLNLLDGRYSVFGFVTEGKEVLEKLKRGDKILSAKVIEGAENLQSPQSI; translated from the coding sequence ATGCCTTTTTCGAGCAAAAAAATCACAAATTTATTAAAAAGTTGGCTGAAAACTAGCCTATTGCTCCTGCTGCTAGTCAACTTATCCATCGGTCTTAGTGCTGCCGCTTGGTGGGACTCTGGCAGTAGCCAAACCCCTCAGAAGCGTGAAAGCATTTTGCCACCGGGAAATGCGATTACCAATCCCAAAGCTCTGTTACGCTACGCTTTACCCATTGACAATCAACCCATCCGCAAAATCCAAAGCTTGTTGGAAAGTATCTCCGACGAACTGCGGGCTAAACGCTGGAAACCCATCGAGGGCTATATCTCAAAGGTAGAAGTCATCCTGAAAACTCAGGACGATCAAATTCTCCAAGATATTCCCGAAGCGAAACAAGCTGAAGCCCAGGCTCTGATTGCTCAAATCCAAGCAGACCTCAACTCGTTACGCACAGCGGTTGTGGCTGAAAATAAACCCAGCACTCAGCAAGCGCGAAATCAACTTTTAGACTTGGTGGGTGAAATTGAGTCATTAATGGTGAAAGAATTTCCCTTTGAAGTTCCTTCAGAATATAGTCATCTACCCCAGTTAAAAGGTCGCGCTACGGTGCAGATGGAAACTGAGTTCGGTTACCTAACAATGGTTGTAGATGGTTACAGTGCCCCGGTTACAGCGGGTAATTTTGTGGATCTGGTGCAACGCGGTTTCTATGACGGTTTAGAATTTACTCGCGCCGAGGGTTCTTATGTCCTCCAAACCGGAGATCCACCGGGAAAAGAAGAAGGGTTTATCGATCCAAAAACTGGCGAATATCGCAATATTCCTTTGGAAATTTTACTCCGAGGCTACGATAAGCCGATTTATGGCATTACCTTAGAAGATGCCGGTCTATATCGGGAAAAGCCGGTTCTTCCTTTCTCGGCTTATGGGGCTTTAGCAATGGCTAGACCGGAAGAAGAACCAGATGGTGGTTCTTCACAGTTTTTCTTTTTCTTGTTTGAACCAGAATTGACTCCCGCTGGTTTGAATTTACTCGATGGACGCTATAGCGTTTTTGGCTTTGTCACCGAAGGTAAAGAGGTTTTGGAGAAACTGAAACGGGGAGATAAAATTCTCTCGGCCAAAGTCATTGAAGGGGCAGAAAATTTACAGTCTCCTCAAAGTATCTAA
- a CDS encoding GerMN domain-containing protein, whose protein sequence is MEEQQKINKTPADFKFLAGISALVLIAGGATAGWLWTSQKSESPVTKPNPVETSQPSVTPNNQATTVPPEVIAPNTNASAPNASKSVDIYLLKDNGLKSELVPVPIKMQGKSEPAEILTGAFQQLLSNQENQSDAFSNIPQGTQLRSLTVKPDGIHVDLSQEFKDGGGSNSMIGRLQQVLYTATSLDPNAPVWISVAGEPLTVLGGEGLEVPQPLTRQIFESEFQP, encoded by the coding sequence ATGGAAGAGCAACAAAAAATTAATAAAACACCTGCCGACTTCAAATTTCTTGCGGGTATTTCTGCCCTCGTATTAATCGCTGGTGGCGCCACCGCTGGATGGCTCTGGACTTCTCAGAAATCCGAGTCTCCCGTCACCAAACCAAACCCGGTGGAAACATCGCAACCATCAGTGACACCGAACAATCAAGCAACAACGGTGCCCCCAGAAGTGATCGCCCCCAACACCAATGCCAGCGCCCCCAACGCCAGCAAATCGGTAGACATCTATCTGTTGAAAGATAACGGTCTCAAATCTGAACTGGTGCCGGTGCCCATCAAGATGCAGGGGAAATCTGAACCCGCAGAAATATTAACCGGGGCATTTCAGCAGTTACTTAGCAACCAGGAGAATCAGTCTGACGCTTTCAGCAATATTCCTCAAGGGACTCAACTGCGTAGCCTGACCGTTAAACCTGATGGGATTCATGTTGATTTGTCCCAAGAATTTAAAGATGGCGGTGGCAGTAACTCCATGATTGGTAGACTCCAGCAGGTGCTTTACACCGCTACCAGTTTAGATCCGAATGCTCCCGTGTGGATTTCCGTAGCCGGTGAACCCCTAACAGTTTTAGGGGGTGAAGGATTGGAAGTCCCTCAACCGCTGACTCGGCAGATATTTGAATCTGAGTTTCAACCGTAA